The Apium graveolens cultivar Ventura chromosome 10, ASM990537v1, whole genome shotgun sequence nucleotide sequence TTATCCATCATATCTCTGTCATTCTCCCGGTTTCTCGTTAATCGTACAGTTCTGATTGGTGATAAAATTTCTGACATTCTACTTAGGCTGTATGTGACTGCAGCCAAAGGTTTCGAGAGCCCAAATGATAGAATCAAAGGATCCAATAACGTTCTGTGGTTACACACATATAATGAACCTTTTGTTTTTGACTGATTACTATCTGACTCCAAGTGATGGTCGGGTTTTACAACCCTGAGTTTAATTCCTGTATAAACTAACAAGGGAGTGGAAATGCTGTATGGTAAAGATATGGCAATTATGATCCGAATGATGGCAATTATCGTCCCGAGAGGAAGCCACGCGAACATGACAAGCATGGCAAGTGGTGTTGGCCTGAAAGCTAATCTACCATCGTGGAAGATTAGAGGTTTCGGATATTGCTCCTTGCTAAGTGCATTCCATTTTATCTTCTCCATTTCATTCACCATGAATACCTCCTGTTAAACATTGAAAGACATTATAAGTACTAGCATAATACTTTATACATTAATGTTTTGCAAATATGATGAGCAGACGGTGCAAAAAGTACAGGACATATATGTAGCTGAGGCTGTGGTACAAGTTATTTACCTTGCAATGAGAGAAACAACTATGAGGAACGGATGCGTTGAGGTTATCAAGTCCAATAGTAACATTATTCGATACATTCTCGTCTTTAAGTTTATTGTCCAAAATGATGTTAGTCCTATCTTCCATTAGCCCGGTATAATATCCACAAACCACTCTTAACTCCCTTCCATGAACAAAATCAATCTCCAAGTAATCACTTAAGAAACTCTCAACCATTACTTGAGGCAACTTAGTGACTGCAACTTTGGATTTGGCTCTTTTCAACACCTCGAAAACTTCATCACCGACATCCTCTAGAAAATACTTCGGTAGAACAGAACTTCCAACTCGAAAACTCTTTCTCTTGAGACCGAAAAATGAAACCATGACCATAACTTTCAAAGAAAGTTCATGACTAAGCAAGCTAAGAACAGGATATAAAATTAACAAAATGAGGGCCCTTATAAGGCCACCGGCTTCAAATGCAACTAACATGAAGTACGGAAAAAGAGACGAAGATCTCAACAAAGAGCCCTCTACATTAAACACCACAGTCGTGTTTTCCGAAGGTTCAACTCTTTCACAAAGAGAGAGTTCACTCTCTACTTTATGTTGGGAATTGTATGATCGGGCATTACTTAAGCTTCTCTGCAAACCCTTCTGGTTTTTGTAGTATTTTTTAAGGATGCGAGAGATAAGGAGGACAAATCCTGAAAAAGATGGGGGCTTGGAGAATACCATTTTCGATATATCGAAAGATTTAGAAAAGAATGTGTTTGATATTTTGATGCTAAGAAGTGATGATATGAGGTGTGTATATATAGTGTTAGGATACAGAAGAGTCCTCGTTGTTACTTGGAATCAATAGTATGGAGTGGACTTGGCTCCTAAAAAGGAGATTGGTCAAGAAAAAGCGTAGACAGGACAAGGTGGCTCGAAACTGCAAGGATCGTGCTGGAACGGGTCAACCTATATGAAATGCAGGTATAAGATTAGACTTGTCTGTTACACTCCTTGAATGCTCTTTATCAACCTATCAACCTGCATGCAGTTTTCATATTATCACAGACTATTGTCATACAGCTGGGAGGATTTGTGTTAGACCAGATAATGGGCCATTTGAATATGGACGTTCACATTGGTAATCGGAAGTGGGGATGGAAGGTATAATGGGGGTAATGGTAATCCAAATGATACGAAAATCCGGTGAGTAATATGATTTAACCCTACGAGGAATGAGGTTCTCATTTTATACACGAGTAATGTAAACACTGATATATATGAGATTAAGGTTCTAATTTCAGATAACCGAACTTATTAATCATAAAGCAAATGTCCCCAATATATATACGGCAAACTAGAAAGTATTATCATAGAAGGGACTTAAAGTGTCCCCGAATATTTATATAATGAAACTGTGATATCCGAAAAAAGAACAGTACAATTTTAAGTTCATCTTCATCAAGATGTGACACTACAACTTCCATCAATTTGTAATATTTCACATTACAGTTTTCTCAGAAATGTTTTGACATTTCATACCTGAACTGAACACACGCAAAATGCAGGTGGCGGAAATAATTTATGTTGGGGCCGATTTATTAATTTTAACGTAAAAAGACGAAACACTGCTAGCATGGAGTGGGTCTGTGGGTGAGTGACAGATGAACGCCAAATTAACTTAATCGGGAGTCAAGTGGTTTGCACTTTACGTTTCGCAACAGG carries:
- the LOC141693147 gene encoding putative glycerol-3-phosphate acyltransferase 3, producing the protein MVFSKPPSFSGFVLLISRILKKYYKNQKGLQRSLSNARSYNSQHKVESELSLCERVEPSENTTVVFNVEGSLLRSSSLFPYFMLVAFEAGGLIRALILLILYPVLSLLSHELSLKVMVMVSFFGLKRKSFRVGSSVLPKYFLEDVGDEVFEVLKRAKSKVAVTKLPQVMVESFLSDYLEIDFVHGRELRVVCGYYTGLMEDRTNIILDNKLKDENVSNNVTIGLDNLNASVPHSCFSHCKEVFMVNEMEKIKWNALSKEQYPKPLIFHDGRLAFRPTPLAMLVMFAWLPLGTIIAIIRIIIAISLPYSISTPLLVYTGIKLRVVKPDHHLESDSNQSKTKGSLYVCNHRTLLDPLILSFGLSKPLAAVTYSLSRMSEILSPIRTVRLTRNRENDRDMMDKLLKQGDLVVCPEGTTCREPYLLRLSPLFTELTDDIVPVGMDTRVSMFHGTTASGLKFLDPIFFLMNPTPSYTFQILDKICGVSSNDDKSSRFDVANKVQSELGKALGFECTMLTRKDKYMILAGNEGVVSAGKQP